Proteins found in one Microcella daejeonensis genomic segment:
- a CDS encoding FAD-dependent oxidoreductase: MTEIRIETDVLIVGSGPAGASAAVFLATHGIRTHVITKYSWTANTPRAHITNQRAMEIFRDMGIEQQVLAEAVPHHLMGDTVFCTSLTGEELGRMHTWGTSPARHADYEAASPSLNCDLPQNLLEPILIRTAAERGAVVRFSTEFVSFEQDDEGVTVTVRDRLTGEEYGIRARYLIGADGARSVVAAQAGLEYEGRMDIAGSMNITFKSDLSHLVAHRPSVLYWVLQPGSNIGGIGMGLVRMVRPWNEWLIVWGYDITQPPPEVDEAAAIQIVRNLVGDQELPVEITGTSLWGNNEMYATTLSNGRVFGSGDAIHRHPPSNGLGSNTSIGDSYNLAWKLAYVIKGLAGQSLLDSYQAERAPVAKQIVLRANKSGAEFGPIFEALGVLGTSDPVQMQANIDARKENTPDARARRAALTKAIELKDYEFNALGVELGQQYDSAAVVPDGTERPVPTRDPELYYEATTYPGARLPHAWLLRDRQKVSTHDVAATGAFTLLTGIAGEEWATAAEAAAAELGIPLTAIVIGPGREVTDVYNDWERIRGIEEDGCVLVRPDKHVAWRSLTMSDDPSTALMDALRAVLAR, encoded by the coding sequence ATGACCGAGATCCGCATCGAGACCGACGTCCTCATCGTCGGCAGCGGCCCCGCCGGCGCCTCGGCGGCCGTGTTCCTCGCCACCCACGGGATCCGCACCCACGTCATCACGAAGTACAGCTGGACGGCGAACACGCCGCGCGCGCACATCACCAACCAGCGCGCGATGGAGATCTTCCGCGACATGGGCATCGAGCAGCAGGTGCTCGCCGAGGCCGTGCCGCACCACCTCATGGGCGATACCGTCTTCTGCACCTCGCTCACGGGCGAGGAGCTCGGGCGCATGCACACCTGGGGCACCTCGCCCGCGCGTCACGCCGACTACGAGGCGGCGAGCCCGAGCCTCAACTGCGACCTGCCGCAGAACCTGCTCGAACCCATCCTCATCCGTACCGCCGCCGAGCGCGGCGCCGTCGTGCGGTTCTCGACCGAGTTCGTCTCGTTCGAGCAGGATGACGAGGGCGTCACCGTCACCGTGCGCGACCGGCTCACGGGCGAGGAGTACGGCATCCGGGCCCGCTACCTCATCGGCGCCGACGGCGCGCGCTCGGTCGTCGCCGCGCAGGCGGGCCTCGAGTACGAGGGCCGCATGGACATCGCCGGCTCGATGAACATCACCTTCAAATCCGACCTGAGCCACCTCGTCGCGCACCGCCCGAGCGTCCTCTACTGGGTACTGCAGCCCGGCTCGAACATCGGCGGCATCGGCATGGGGCTCGTGCGCATGGTGCGCCCGTGGAACGAGTGGCTCATCGTCTGGGGCTACGACATCACGCAGCCGCCGCCCGAGGTCGACGAGGCGGCCGCCATCCAGATCGTGCGCAACCTCGTCGGCGATCAGGAGCTGCCCGTCGAGATCACGGGCACCTCGCTGTGGGGCAACAACGAGATGTACGCCACGACCCTGTCGAACGGGCGCGTCTTCGGCTCGGGCGACGCGATCCACCGCCACCCGCCGTCGAACGGGCTCGGCTCGAACACCTCGATCGGCGACTCCTACAACCTCGCCTGGAAGCTCGCCTACGTCATCAAGGGCCTCGCCGGCCAGTCTCTGCTCGACAGCTACCAGGCCGAGCGCGCGCCCGTCGCGAAGCAGATCGTGCTGCGCGCCAACAAGTCGGGCGCCGAGTTCGGGCCCATCTTCGAGGCCCTCGGCGTGCTCGGCACGAGCGACCCCGTGCAGATGCAGGCGAACATCGACGCGCGGAAGGAGAACACGCCGGATGCCCGCGCCCGCCGCGCGGCGCTGACGAAGGCCATCGAGCTCAAGGACTACGAGTTCAACGCCCTCGGCGTCGAGCTGGGCCAGCAGTACGACTCCGCCGCGGTCGTGCCCGACGGCACCGAGCGGCCCGTGCCGACCCGCGACCCCGAGCTCTACTACGAGGCCACGACCTACCCCGGCGCGCGCCTGCCGCACGCCTGGCTGCTGCGCGACCGGCAGAAGGTCTCGACCCACGACGTCGCGGCCACCGGCGCCTTCACCCTGCTCACCGGCATCGCGGGGGAGGAGTGGGCGACCGCTGCCGAGGCCGCGGCCGCCGAGCTCGGCATCCCGCTCACCGCGATCGTCATCGGCCCGGGCCGCGAGGTCACCGACGTCTACAACGACTGGGAGCGCATCCGCGGCATCGAGGAGGACGGCTGCGTGCTCGTGCGCCCCGACAAGCACGTCGCCTGGCGCTCGCTCACGATGAGCGACGACCCCTCGACGGCCCTGATGGATGCCCTCCGCGCGGTTCTCGCCCGCTAG